One Desulfocurvibacter africanus subsp. africanus DSM 2603 genomic region harbors:
- the tssF gene encoding type VI secretion system baseplate subunit TssF produces the protein MLNRFFQQELSHLRDLAAEFSRLHPALAPMLSGPTKDPDVERLLEGTAFLTGLLRCKLDDDFPELIHGLAQLTFPHSLRPVPSTSMVVFAPKPNLKETMRIPAGTELASIPVEGTKCLFRTCYDLDVHPLKLTSAKLAERTGGSRSIQLSLQLSGLALNKWRPKSLRLHVSGQYAEATNLFELLLTRTERIVVRPLDGGSPLVLPPIRIKSAGFGRDEALLPYPSQAFPGYRIIQEYFTLPEKFLFLDISGLDGWQDPGAGSRFEIHFELGQIPNDLPRVGAESFQLFATPVVNVFTHDAAPIRLDHRASEYRILPEGGSSAQYQVFSVEKVVGIAQGSVKTREYTPFEIMKPSSTGNPVHYVNRRISPVSGLTEVLLSVAYPPGELPPERETLAVSLLCTNAQLPERLRLGDINQPTSTSPELCEFRNIRQPTPQVEPPMGRDQLWRLLSHMTLNLMSLADASNLREILKLSVHPSGRDRTLFEGNMKRLDGIEKLSVKAADRLVRGLLVRGNELSLTLNPDSFASRGDMYLFGCILDYFLGTYAQINTFTQLSVQDALKGDTYRWPARAGDKPLI, from the coding sequence ATGCTCAACAGGTTTTTCCAGCAGGAGCTGTCCCATCTGAGGGACTTGGCGGCCGAGTTCTCCCGGCTGCATCCCGCCTTGGCCCCCATGCTCAGCGGTCCGACCAAGGACCCGGACGTGGAGAGGCTGCTCGAAGGTACGGCCTTCCTGACCGGGCTTCTGCGCTGCAAGCTCGACGACGATTTTCCCGAGCTGATCCATGGCCTCGCGCAGCTGACCTTCCCGCACAGCCTGCGGCCAGTGCCGTCGACCTCAATGGTCGTCTTCGCTCCCAAGCCGAACCTCAAGGAGACGATGCGCATTCCGGCCGGCACGGAGCTAGCTTCCATTCCGGTCGAGGGAACCAAGTGCCTTTTCCGGACCTGCTACGATCTCGATGTCCACCCGCTGAAGCTGACTTCGGCCAAGCTCGCCGAACGGACCGGGGGCAGCAGGTCCATCCAGCTTTCCTTGCAGCTTTCGGGGCTTGCCTTGAACAAATGGCGGCCGAAGTCGCTCCGGCTGCATGTGTCCGGCCAGTACGCGGAGGCCACGAATCTCTTCGAGCTGCTGCTGACCCGCACCGAGCGCATCGTGGTCCGGCCCCTGGACGGGGGCTCGCCCCTGGTCCTCCCTCCGATCCGCATAAAGTCCGCCGGCTTTGGCCGGGACGAGGCGCTGCTGCCCTATCCGTCGCAAGCGTTTCCCGGCTACCGCATCATCCAGGAGTACTTCACCCTGCCGGAGAAGTTCCTCTTCCTGGACATAAGCGGACTGGACGGGTGGCAAGACCCTGGAGCGGGGAGCCGGTTCGAGATCCACTTCGAGCTGGGCCAGATTCCCAATGATCTTCCCAGGGTGGGCGCGGAGAGCTTCCAGCTCTTCGCCACGCCGGTAGTCAACGTGTTCACCCACGACGCAGCTCCCATCCGTCTCGACCATCGGGCAAGCGAGTATCGAATCCTGCCGGAGGGCGGCAGCAGCGCACAGTACCAGGTTTTTTCCGTGGAGAAGGTCGTGGGAATAGCCCAGGGCTCGGTCAAGACCAGAGAGTACACGCCGTTCGAGATCATGAAGCCCTCCAGTACAGGGAACCCGGTCCATTACGTTAATCGCAGGATCTCACCGGTGAGCGGCCTGACAGAGGTGCTCCTCTCGGTTGCCTATCCTCCGGGCGAGCTGCCGCCTGAACGCGAGACGCTCGCCGTCAGCCTGCTATGCACCAATGCGCAGCTCCCCGAACGGCTCAGGCTGGGCGACATCAACCAGCCGACCTCGACTTCGCCGGAACTGTGCGAGTTCAGGAACATCCGCCAGCCGACCCCCCAGGTCGAGCCGCCCATGGGCCGCGATCAGCTCTGGCGTCTGCTGTCCCACATGACCCTCAACCTCATGTCGCTGGCCGACGCCTCGAACCTGAGGGAGATCCTCAAGCTCTCCGTCCATCCGTCGGGCCGCGACCGCACGCTTTTCGAGGGGAACATGAAGCGGCTGGACGGCATCGAGAAGCTGTCGGTCAAGGCCGCGGACCGGCTCGTGCGCGGCCTGCTCGTGCGCGGCAACGAACTCAGCCTGACCCTCAACCCGGACAGTTTCGCCAGCCGGGGGGACATGTACCTCTTCGGCTGCATACTCGACTATTTCCTGGGCACATACGCGCAGATCAACACATTCACACAGCTGTCCGTGCAGGACGCGCTCAAAGGGGATACCTACCGATGGCCGGCGAGAGCAGGCGACAAGCCCCTGATCTGA
- the tssG gene encoding type VI secretion system baseplate subunit TssG: MAGESRRQAPDLKGDLLGQGRSYSFIQAVRLLRLLEQDGRGADPESFLAGKIMARPLLSLGFPATDISSIEEIGEGQASFYRITATFMGLYGASSPLPTFYTEDLLDEASEDSSISRDFLDILNTPFYRLFYRCWSKYRWWTKIYDEQDPEYVGRLLCLVGLGHDGLRSKLPFAFRLLRYAGLLTQFPRSALGLATLLADALNIPSLCVVPLIPRRVRIPQDQVCRLGAQATTLGEDCHLGSETMDCMSAFRITTGPLTEDRYHGLLSGEPDAVLLGSLVEFYLQQPLECDLELSLARDQVQPARLGEDTWSRLGEDTWMFCGQYPEAAAAARFPVEQGQSSARIHHRQQEGCCT, encoded by the coding sequence ATGGCCGGCGAGAGCAGGCGACAAGCCCCTGATCTGAAGGGCGACCTCCTCGGGCAGGGCCGTTCGTACTCCTTTATCCAGGCGGTGCGGCTGCTCAGGCTCCTGGAGCAGGATGGAAGGGGCGCGGACCCCGAGAGTTTCCTGGCCGGGAAGATCATGGCCCGGCCGTTGCTCTCCCTCGGCTTCCCGGCCACGGACATCAGCTCCATCGAGGAAATCGGGGAGGGACAGGCGTCCTTCTACCGGATCACGGCGACGTTCATGGGCCTCTACGGAGCCTCCTCGCCGCTGCCGACGTTCTACACCGAGGATCTCCTGGACGAGGCCTCGGAGGATTCCTCCATCAGCAGGGATTTCCTGGATATCCTGAATACGCCCTTCTACCGTTTGTTCTATCGCTGCTGGAGCAAGTACCGCTGGTGGACGAAGATTTACGATGAACAGGACCCCGAGTACGTGGGGCGGCTTCTGTGCCTCGTCGGATTGGGCCACGATGGGCTCCGCAGCAAGCTGCCCTTCGCCTTCCGGCTGCTGCGCTATGCCGGGCTGCTCACGCAGTTTCCCAGGTCGGCCCTGGGCCTTGCGACCCTGCTGGCGGACGCGCTGAACATTCCCAGCCTATGCGTTGTCCCGCTCATCCCCCGGCGGGTGCGCATCCCGCAGGATCAGGTCTGCCGCCTCGGCGCGCAGGCCACCACGCTTGGCGAGGACTGCCACCTGGGCAGCGAGACCATGGACTGTATGTCCGCGTTCCGCATCACCACCGGACCGCTCACCGAGGATCGCTACCATGGCCTGCTTTCCGGCGAGCCAGACGCCGTGCTGCTGGGCAGTCTGGTCGAGTTCTACCTCCAGCAGCCGCTCGAGTGCGATCTGGAGTTGAGCCTGGCCCGGGACCAGGTCCAGCCGGCCCGGCTGGGCGAAGACACCTGGTCGAGACTTGGCGAGGACACCTGGATGTTTTGCGGTCAATACCCGGAAGCCGCGGCCGCGGCGCGCTTCCCGGTGGAACAGGGCCAGTCGTCAGCGCGGATTCATCATCGCCAACAGGAAGGTTGCTGCACATGA
- the tssH gene encoding type VI secretion system ATPase TssH, with protein sequence MIDVDIKALLSRLGPFSTTALQNAAGLCVSRTNYEVTVEHFFLKCLDDAGSDMPLILRRFAIDQGRLSEALLDSLEDFKAGNASRPVFSPLLIELFEAAWLIASLELCETRIRSAAVLLAFLAKPAFFGSGRWMDMVREISRDALKAELGNLLKGSTEGAAPAPGSGAKDGAPAGAEDFLAKYCTDFTAKAREGKIDPVFGRDAEIRQIVDILARRRKNNPILVGDPGVGKTAVMEGLALRVVEGDVPESLTGVTLLGLEMGALEAGAGMKGEFERRLQGLLNAVKASERPIILFIDEAHTLIGAGGATGGSDAANLLKPALARGEIKTCAATTWSEYKKYFEKDAALARRFQLVRLEEPSVQTAALILRGLRDSYEKCHKVVIRDDAMEAAAVFSDRYITGRFLPDKAIDLLDTSCARVKVNLTAKPAVLEDKERSIQALEREKRALDRDLANGVAVDKERQEMIVKRIGEFTAQAEEIRQRWLKEQEAAKAVLALRAQLHDVGQDGESQSEDLKARLADADKALAELQKDDPLIRIEVCPDLVAQVVSDWTGIPLGKVQRDEAQTIIHLEDRLKVRIRGQDHALESLAHVIRAAKSGIKNPNQPMGVFLLVGPSGVGKTETGLALAELLFGGEKSVVTINMSEFQEKHTVSRLIGSPPGYVGYGEGGMLTEAVRRNPYSVVLLDEVEKAHVDVLNIFYQVFDKGMLADGEGKVINFKNTVIMLTSNLATDVIQEMAPGEERPPVDAVMAAVRPILSQHFKPALLARMTVIPYYSLPPSAMRLIVELKLGKLRQTLMDTNRMAMTWADAVSDQITARCTEVETGARNIEYILNGNVLPQMSQMILSHMSEGGMPAKVHLDVAKDGGFSMVFGA encoded by the coding sequence ATGATCGATGTTGACATCAAGGCCCTGCTCTCCAGGCTCGGCCCTTTTTCCACCACCGCGCTGCAGAACGCCGCGGGCCTGTGCGTCTCCAGGACCAACTACGAGGTCACGGTGGAGCACTTCTTTCTTAAGTGCCTGGATGATGCCGGCAGCGACATGCCGCTCATCCTGCGGCGTTTTGCCATCGACCAGGGCCGTTTGTCCGAGGCTCTGCTGGATTCCCTGGAGGACTTCAAGGCCGGCAACGCCTCCAGGCCGGTATTCTCGCCGCTGCTCATTGAACTTTTTGAGGCTGCCTGGCTGATCGCCTCCCTGGAGCTCTGCGAGACGCGCATCCGCTCGGCCGCGGTTCTGCTAGCCTTCCTGGCCAAGCCGGCCTTTTTCGGCAGCGGCCGATGGATGGACATGGTCAGAGAGATCAGCCGCGACGCCCTCAAGGCAGAGCTCGGCAATCTACTCAAGGGCTCGACCGAGGGAGCTGCCCCGGCTCCGGGTTCGGGGGCCAAGGATGGAGCGCCGGCGGGCGCCGAGGACTTCCTGGCCAAGTACTGCACCGACTTCACGGCCAAGGCCAGGGAGGGCAAGATCGACCCAGTTTTTGGCCGCGACGCCGAGATCCGCCAGATCGTGGACATCCTGGCCCGGCGGCGCAAGAATAACCCGATCCTGGTCGGTGATCCGGGCGTGGGCAAGACCGCGGTCATGGAGGGTTTGGCACTGCGCGTCGTGGAAGGCGATGTGCCCGAATCGTTGACCGGCGTCACGCTGCTGGGCCTCGAAATGGGAGCCCTGGAGGCCGGCGCGGGCATGAAGGGCGAGTTCGAGCGGCGGCTGCAGGGATTGCTGAACGCGGTCAAGGCCTCTGAACGGCCGATCATCCTGTTCATCGACGAGGCCCATACCCTGATCGGCGCGGGTGGCGCGACCGGCGGCTCGGATGCGGCCAACCTGCTCAAGCCGGCCCTGGCCAGGGGTGAAATCAAGACCTGCGCGGCCACGACATGGTCGGAGTACAAGAAGTACTTCGAGAAGGACGCGGCCTTGGCCCGGCGTTTTCAGCTCGTCAGGCTCGAGGAGCCGAGCGTCCAAACCGCGGCCCTCATCTTGCGGGGACTGCGCGACTCCTACGAGAAGTGCCACAAGGTCGTCATCCGGGATGACGCCATGGAGGCCGCGGCCGTGTTCTCTGACCGATACATCACCGGCCGATTCCTGCCGGACAAGGCCATCGATCTCCTGGACACCAGCTGCGCCAGGGTCAAGGTCAACCTCACGGCCAAGCCTGCGGTCCTGGAGGACAAGGAACGGTCAATCCAGGCCCTTGAGCGGGAGAAGAGAGCGCTCGATCGCGACCTTGCCAACGGCGTGGCCGTGGACAAGGAGCGCCAAGAGATGATCGTCAAGCGCATCGGGGAATTTACGGCCCAAGCCGAGGAGATCCGACAGCGCTGGCTCAAGGAGCAGGAGGCGGCCAAGGCGGTTCTGGCTTTGCGCGCCCAACTTCATGATGTGGGCCAGGACGGCGAGAGCCAGTCCGAGGATCTTAAGGCCAGGCTTGCCGACGCGGACAAGGCCCTGGCCGAGCTGCAGAAGGATGATCCGCTAATCCGCATCGAGGTCTGCCCGGACCTGGTGGCCCAAGTGGTCTCGGACTGGACGGGCATCCCGCTCGGCAAGGTCCAGCGGGACGAGGCCCAGACCATCATCCATCTGGAGGATCGGCTAAAAGTCAGGATCAGAGGTCAGGACCACGCCCTTGAGTCCCTGGCTCACGTCATCCGGGCGGCCAAGTCAGGGATCAAAAACCCGAACCAACCAATGGGCGTATTCCTGCTTGTGGGCCCAAGCGGCGTGGGCAAGACCGAGACCGGGCTGGCCCTGGCCGAACTGCTCTTTGGCGGCGAGAAGAGCGTGGTGACCATCAACATGAGCGAGTTCCAGGAGAAGCACACCGTGAGCCGGCTCATCGGCTCGCCGCCGGGCTACGTGGGCTACGGCGAGGGCGGCATGCTCACCGAGGCGGTGCGCCGCAACCCATATTCGGTCGTGCTCCTGGACGAAGTCGAAAAGGCTCACGTCGACGTCCTGAACATCTTCTACCAGGTCTTCGACAAGGGCATGCTCGCCGATGGCGAGGGCAAGGTCATCAACTTCAAGAACACGGTCATCATGCTCACGAGCAACCTTGCCACGGACGTCATCCAGGAGATGGCCCCTGGCGAGGAACGGCCGCCGGTGGACGCGGTCATGGCCGCGGTCCGGCCGATCCTGTCCCAGCATTTCAAGCCGGCCCTGCTCGCGCGTATGACCGTGATCCCGTACTACTCCCTGCCGCCGTCGGCCATGAGGCTGATCGTCGAGCTCAAGCTCGGCAAGCTCCGCCAGACGCTCATGGATACCAACCGCATGGCCATGACCTGGGCCGATGCCGTATCCGACCAGATCACGGCCCGCTGCACCGAGGTCGAGACCGGCGCGCGCAACATTGAATACATCCTGAACGGCAATGTCCTGCCCCAGATGTCCCAGATGATCCTTTCGCACATGAGCGAAGGCGGCATGCCCGCCAAGGTACATCTGGACGTGGCCAAGGACGGCGGGTTCTCAATGGTATTCGGAGCCTAG
- a CDS encoding type VI secretion system Vgr family protein — MGFHKDCYFDFRCEGLPQETFDVVEFKGLEGLSTPYMFEVTLVSPNPDIDLTEVVRSRSTLVLLREAGEEVLFHGILAAFEQTLAYNTAYFYRAVLRPAFWRLSLTHHNQVFLGKSVPEILQTVLKDGGLATDEFELRLTGNYAPCEYVCQYQESHFDFVSRWMEREGIYYFFEQGPDREKLVLTDTASAHVLAAKGGKFSYSQTSGLDHASRTEVVKSFTCRQQMLPAKVKLKDYNYLRPSLDLTVEAAVSERGMGEVYLYGEHFLTPEAGSRLARIRAEELMAGEKRFLGESLIPYLLPGFVFDLQGHFRKDTNARYLTTDIEHEGNQVALLPAAAKDGLGTLATEPYYRNSFTAIPAGVQFRPQRKTEKARFNGSLSAVIDSESDGPYADLDEHGRYKVRLPFDIAGSRAGKASHRLRMVQPYVGSNHGMHFPLHKGTEVLLTFIDGDPDRPVISGAVPNPDNPSPVTSSNLTKSVITSAGGNTIHMEDQAGSQRILLHSPTSGTFLRLGAPNDPSPEGHGEHENENENENEKENEKENEGGSLEYEGSRTWHGIRFHTEDALYLECQAKNEIIMGESSETILGSETLIKILDANDIVLGGKIDIHVPHKLEYSNGHTEVKGEHTKVKGESTELATMVQYLASQHTLLAGQTSKLAGEVSKLAGEQNEIAGSVQMLAGNTSQLAGEVSKVIGAVQEIGGERTTISAQFTRMLAEGSTLVGSMTEAVGERISTIGGETSVIGENMRLAGEDTLITSLSITI, encoded by the coding sequence ATGGGATTCCACAAGGATTGCTACTTCGACTTCCGCTGCGAGGGTCTGCCTCAGGAGACCTTCGACGTAGTCGAATTCAAGGGCCTCGAGGGGCTGTCCACGCCCTACATGTTCGAGGTCACGCTCGTCTCGCCCAACCCCGATATCGACCTGACCGAGGTCGTGCGCAGCCGCTCAACGCTCGTGCTTTTGCGCGAGGCGGGCGAGGAGGTGCTTTTTCACGGCATCCTGGCCGCCTTCGAGCAGACCCTAGCCTACAACACGGCCTACTTCTACCGGGCCGTGCTTCGGCCGGCCTTCTGGCGGCTGTCGCTCACCCATCACAACCAGGTATTCCTGGGCAAGAGCGTGCCGGAGATCCTGCAGACCGTGCTCAAGGACGGCGGGCTGGCCACGGACGAGTTCGAGCTGCGTTTGACCGGCAACTACGCGCCCTGCGAGTACGTCTGCCAATACCAGGAGAGCCACTTCGATTTCGTGTCGCGCTGGATGGAGCGAGAAGGCATCTACTACTTCTTCGAGCAGGGCCCGGACCGGGAGAAGCTCGTGCTGACCGACACGGCCTCGGCCCACGTGCTGGCGGCCAAGGGCGGCAAGTTCTCCTACTCCCAGACCTCGGGCCTGGACCACGCCTCCCGCACGGAGGTCGTAAAGAGCTTCACCTGCCGCCAGCAGATGCTCCCGGCCAAGGTCAAGCTCAAGGACTATAACTACCTCAGGCCCTCGCTCGACCTCACGGTCGAGGCTGCGGTCTCGGAGCGGGGCATGGGCGAGGTGTACCTGTACGGCGAGCACTTCCTGACCCCGGAGGCGGGTAGCCGTCTGGCGCGCATCAGGGCCGAGGAGCTGATGGCCGGCGAGAAGCGCTTTTTGGGCGAGAGCCTCATCCCCTACCTGCTGCCGGGCTTCGTCTTTGATCTTCAGGGCCATTTCCGCAAGGATACGAACGCCCGCTACCTGACGACCGACATCGAGCACGAGGGCAACCAAGTCGCGCTGTTGCCGGCCGCGGCCAAGGACGGATTGGGCACGCTGGCCACGGAGCCATACTACCGCAACAGCTTCACGGCCATCCCGGCCGGGGTCCAGTTCAGGCCGCAGCGCAAGACCGAGAAGGCCCGCTTCAACGGGAGCCTGAGCGCGGTCATCGATTCCGAGTCTGACGGCCCGTACGCCGACCTGGACGAGCACGGCCGCTACAAGGTCCGCCTGCCCTTCGACATCGCCGGGAGCAGGGCCGGCAAGGCCTCGCACCGCCTGCGCATGGTCCAGCCCTATGTCGGTTCGAACCACGGCATGCATTTTCCACTGCACAAAGGCACCGAGGTCCTCTTGACCTTCATCGACGGCGACCCGGACCGGCCGGTCATCTCCGGCGCCGTGCCCAACCCGGACAACCCGAGCCCGGTCACGTCGAGCAACCTGACCAAGAGCGTGATCACCTCGGCCGGCGGCAACACGATCCACATGGAGGACCAGGCCGGCTCCCAGCGCATCCTTCTGCACTCCCCGACCTCCGGCACCTTCCTGCGCCTGGGCGCGCCCAATGATCCCTCTCCGGAGGGCCACGGCGAGCATGAGAACGAGAATGAGAATGAAAACGAGAAGGAGAACGAAAAGGAGAATGAAGGCGGCAGCCTCGAGTACGAAGGCTCCCGCACGTGGCATGGCATCAGATTCCATACTGAAGATGCTCTCTATCTTGAATGCCAAGCCAAAAATGAAATCATCATGGGCGAGAGCTCCGAGACCATTCTGGGATCGGAGACCCTTATCAAGATCCTGGACGCAAATGACATCGTTCTTGGAGGCAAGATCGACATTCATGTGCCGCACAAGTTGGAATACAGCAACGGGCATACCGAGGTGAAAGGCGAGCATACCAAGGTCAAAGGTGAGAGTACTGAATTGGCGACCATGGTCCAGTACCTTGCCTCACAGCACACTCTGCTGGCAGGGCAGACCAGCAAGCTGGCGGGAGAAGTGAGCAAGCTGGCGGGGGAACAGAACGAAATCGCAGGTTCGGTCCAGATGCTGGCCGGCAATACCAGCCAGTTGGCTGGTGAGGTATCCAAGGTTATCGGGGCCGTTCAGGAGATCGGCGGCGAAAGGACCACCATCTCCGCTCAATTTACCCGGATGCTTGCCGAAGGATCTACATTGGTGGGCAGCATGACCGAGGCTGTGGGGGAGAGGATCAGCACAATAGGCGGGGAAACCTCGGTCATCGGCGAGAACATGCGCCTGGCGGGTGAGGACACCCTGATCACGTCCCTGTCCATCACGATCTAG